ATAAAACAAGGTATTGACTATATTTTTTAACCAACAGGAATCTCTTATTGTGAAATATgatatataaaagaagaaattatgTCAGAGAAACAATTGAATCGTTTCTGGTTGGTTTAATTTGCTATTTGATGCTGTGACAGGTAAACCACGTATATACACAATTGATGACTTCTACAATGTCCGAGTTTTACTATATGAAGTTAGCAACATAATATGTTGATTGGAAAAACTGGATGATATGTTTTTGCTTCAACCAGTAATATTGGAGTGGGACTATTTCCAATAATTTCATATCTTCCGTGCTGCTTGGGATTTGTTTCTGCCTTATCTTCTTAAGTTGGTTTTGGAATTCATCAAGTTATCTTTTGGTTTTTTTGACGAGTAAGTGATTGTTGGGAGGGAATCTGCTGAAGGTGGGACAGAGATAATTTGGAAATTGTGAATGAATTTGATTGCTTCGGTCATCTGGAAAATTGTGGTCGTAAAAAGGGCTTTTGTGTGCATTAGATGTGTGTGTACTTTTGAGTTTTTGCTCCCTGTTAAATGTGTCTACTGTCTTGGATTTCTGAAGGATTCATAGGCAAGCCATATCTTTAGAGCAGCTTTGACCAGACACCCTTTTGTTGCAAGGAAGTGGAAGCTGCATTTCAAGATGTGATGTTAGTTATACACCAGATGGTTTAAGATTGTGGTGTCTCCCTTTATTGAGTAATGCGCAATAGTCTTCTTGTTTGTCATGCTCAAACTCAGCTGTTAACTTCCATTCCTTGTAGATGACAATTGACATTATCTTCATTGGCTTGGATTTGAGCCTGGGGTGATGTGAGGTTTTGGTCATTTTTGCACATATTTTAGTGATCAGCTTGCTAGTTTCCTTTATTCCACTTGGGGTTCCCTTTTCATTTGCACTTGGTGTTCCCTTCCAACAACCATGTTGTGACCAGTATTCAAGCACTTCTACTTGTTGACTAGCCGTAGGTCTTCAAGTGAGGAAACCCTTGGCTACTGAGTTTTCCAATTGTGAAATATTGTTCTTTAAACTCCTGTAGTCAGCCTGGCTCGTGGAAGATGATACTTCATTTTCTATAGTAATCCTTGGGgtggaatataaataaatcttGCTTGTTGCAAGTAATACAGGAACTCAGTTTTTGGTAATTTGTTGTTGCATAATCGTATGATAACAAAAGTGCTGAAGAAATTATGAATGGATAGTTAAAGTACGTCGAACATTGACTTTATGGCTGCTTCTGTGAGGCATCATCTGTAGAATCTTGGGTCTAGTCACCGTGGAATACACTAGTACCGCAGAAGTTTTTCTGGTTGAAGCCTTCTTTTTCTGGTTCAAGTTCATTGATTTGAGGTTTTCTGTTCATTGTGGTTGAATCTTCCTGGAGTAGATTTTCGTTAATTGATAAATACTAGTTTGGAGCTTTTCATTGTCCATTAAAAAGCAAGCAAAGCATGTGGGGTGATTGATTTTGAGGTTTGGATCATACTATATAACTGGAAAGTGCTTTTCTGGATCCCTATCAAGCGTAACACATTTTGAGCTGATTCACATTTTTTGATGACTGCATTCACCTGATCTGGTTTGTGTTTTATTATGTTAATGGGTTACCGATTGAATTTGATCGATTATGGAGGTAAGATTCTCCGATCTATCTACATTTAGCCACTGGAGGACATGTTGAAGAAGATCACTAATCTCTGAAATTCTAGTTTGGAAACTACATATTTTACCTtgtgtctttcttttcttcatcaATCATTTCAACAATTTTTGGTACAGGGTTGATGCTCCTCCACCGGTTCCGAAGAAGTCTTTCACCAATGGAAATTTTGTTCCCAAGGTACTTCGTTTGTTTCTTACTGAGGTGGTCAGAAGTGTAGAGGTTCTTTAGTGGATAATTGCAATTGTTTTATCTCGTTTGTTTATTCATTCCTTCCACCCACCTTCCTTCTGCAGGTATCCGCACCGGCCCAGCAGCAAACAAATGCCACGCCAAGACAGAGGCCACAGACTCTAGACTCACTGTTTGCCAACATGAAGGAACAGAGGCTGAGAGTGTTATCACAGAGACAAAATGGGGGCGGCGGCGGCGCACAACAACAACGGAATGGTGGTCGACAGCAAAGACCTCCTTGGGGGAAGAGGCCGTTTTGGTAACTGAAGAATACACAACTCAAAACTGGTGCTATGAATAGCATATTTGTCCATGGCACCCGATAGCTGCTGATAGGGATCAAGAGGAATGTGATTGtttcttgtctttttttttttaaaaaattcaaactcGCTGGCTTGCTACTTTTAGCTTTTTCTAGCTTCGCTTTGAACCGAATACTATAGGAATTTGATGCAATTTATGTAAAGTGttctctcttttcctttttaactTCTTTGGGTTCTTGTGGCCTATTCCCTCTGCTTGTTGGTTCTGTTAAAACCAATCTCATTTACACTTCCGCTCCCTTCATCTTCTTTCAAAAATTACGCTGTATTGTTGCGAGGATggttattattttaattagtgTTTTAAGTGTAGACAAGACAAGATGGTGAAAGACCAAAACAGTCTTGAATGTCAACTTGACTACATTTAATTATTCTAATAATCTTTATTTTTGAGTTTCAAATGTTATATTTTACTTGAGGTGCACATTTCGTTCATCTTAATTACATTCTTCGTGTTGAAGTTTCATCGATAGACTTGAagaatttaattagattttacTATCTTTTATCgtattaatgaaaataaaagaagtttCACATCATAATCAACTTAAAATGATTAACAAAAAGTCAATAGATACTATAAACTCATATCAATCCAGACAGTCAATTTCAATGTAAACAAGTATTGTAGGGTAataacatgaaaaaaaaaaattctttttaagttatcctcttttaaatcatgtaaccaaaaagagtgaaaataagaaagagaatAGGTGGAATAACCATTTCAAATGGTTAGCAAGGACACAGAGATAGAGTGATTCTTTGTTGAAAGATATTTCCGGATAGACtgtgaaaattaatttaatcagAGTTTTCATTCTTCCTAGGATTTGTTTTAAATCATGAGTTTCGCTTATTTCAATTGTATATTTACttagttgaaaaaaaaaaaaaattgaacttaCATTGTTACAAAAGTCAAAATTCTTTTTAagataaaattttttaaatgagtTCTTCAGCAGATTTGTCAATAGTTATTATATTTTCATCCAAATTTTtggaaaattattaaaatataaaaaaaaaatatttttatccaaacttttggaaaattattaaaatataataaaaatatattttaatcataaaattaaaaaaggtATCGTTAAAATAACtgaattattataataatatgagAAATTGCATTTAAAAAGGTAAAATTAAATATCAAATCAATTTGAGTTTATTACTCCAGATTAATTTCGAACAATAAAAAAATCACTACCAAACACGAAATAAGAATTGTtgtaaaaagataataataagcACAAATGAAAAGTACATTATATTTGGAGGTAATAGTTAATACTCCAATGATAAAATGgaaacatttttaaatttcGACAGATTATCCCATGTTCAAGCAATGGGGGTGTAGCTCATATGGTAGAGCGCTCGCTTCGCATGCGAGAGGCACGGGGTTCGATTCCCCGCACCTCCAATATCCAATCTTGCATTTTTCTCGCAATTACCAAATTGGGACGGCTAAGATCAAATTTCCGTTTTACCTTCCTGCACCCATCCGCACACAACCACTCCGCCTTCGTCTTCTCCTAACGGCCTCTCATTCTTTATCCGCCAAAATCCTTCACTCCAGCAGTCCAGTGAGAGAAACCAAAGCATTCGACAAATTCTATGCCATTTCTCTACACGGATTCTCCTTCGTTTCTATCCAAATCTCCATTCACAAAATGATTCTTAACTTCACTTCTCCATTCCTCACTCTCACTCGTCTCCCTCCTCCTAAACTCCTCGAACCACTCCCCTCTTCAACCAATGGCGCTACCGTTTTCGTGCCTCTCCTTCCTTGTTCCCACGCTCTCTTTGCTTTCACCTCCTTCTCTAAGTCGATGCGAGTTAGAACTTCTTTAAGTGGCAGCGACATCGACGGCTCTGCGGCTTTTGAGAATCCTGCTTCGGAGTTACTCGACGACGAGCTGATAATAGTTGTTTCGAGTGCTAAGGATGCTGATGAAGCGCTAGGGATGATCGGTGATAAGTCTGGGAGAAGTGGAGGTACTGTGTCTGTTTCCGACTGTCGTTTGATTATTGCGGCTGCACTTAAGCGTAACAATCCCGAGCTTGCTTTGTCTGTGTTCTACGCAATGCGTTCAACTTTTTATCAAGGTGTGCGTTTTCATGTTTGATTATTTGAAGTTCTATCTGTTTAATAATTTAGACTGATGGTGGAAAATATGGAACTCGGTATGTGAATTGTTGGAATGGTTTTCTTTTAGTTTGCGAGCTGTTAAGAAAGATGGTGGACTTTAGCCAATACTATACATCGTTGATTTGGTTTCTTTAGCTATTAAGAAATAATGAAATTTTCAATGGTCAACCGTAAGATATCTACTAATTTGCTTAATCCATTGCCATTGCAAATAGTTACAGCATGGGAAGCTGTTAATGAAAATGCTTCCATTGTTGAGAGATGGAAATGGTCAAGGCCAGATGTTCATGTATATACATTGCTGATTCAAGGTCTTGCAGCATCCTTGAGGGTATCTGATGCACTTAGAATGATCGAAATTATTTGCCGTGTTGGTGTATCACCTGCTGAGGAGGTGAGAAACCATTTTTGTTCAGATGTTTATGAGCATATTCGTGTGCGGACATTTACACAGTTGAAACATCCAACAATGTGCTATAGACTTTCTGAATAGCTGTACTATGTTTGAAGGTGCCATTTGGAAAAGTAGTGAAGTGTCCCAGTTGTATGGTAGCAGTTGCAGTTGCACAACCCCAGCACGGTATTCAGGTATGGAAGTATGTCGCTACTTTTGTGGGTTGGATTCTATCGGGCAGGGTATCTAGGATTAATGAACATTTCTTCAAGTTCCCTGGGAAAACTAGGTTTAGACTTTAGATTTTCAGATAGAGTATGACTAGGCTGCATTAGCTGTTTCTACGACCATACTTACTATACTAAATCATATTATGGTTGAATATCTATTTATATCTGATTGTGAAGTATATCTACATCATTGAACACATGTTTGTGCAATATTCATCGTGATATAGGGTCTTATGACATGACACTGTAGGgttgttataaaataaaatctttcCTATGTTTATTTTCACGATTTTGACAATTGTTTGCCTTGTTTTGGGTACAACAATTGCTGAGTGGGAAATTGAACCTCTTTCTCTAGGAATGGATGTTGTGCCAATATAACTTTGGCAACTTTTTGCCTGCTATATTTCAAATTTCTATTGATTTGTTCTTCAGATTTCTCCCATCCTTTCATGCCACTGTGTTTCCATAACTCTTGATATTGTGCGCCTAATCAAGCATTTGTTCAAAGCTCCTGGTTTATTTTTGAACAAAAGCTGATGCTTTATCTCTGAGATATATGATTTGGAGACTCGAAtgtttttatttgagaaatgCAAATAATTTATctgccaatttttttttcttttcacaaaCTACAAGTCGACACCTATACCTGAGCAAGCTTTTACCTTTGAcaatcttttcttctttcagaTTGTATCCTGTGCGAAGTGCCGCTACAAGTATGAACTTATTTCAGGAAACATAGTTAATATTGAGTCAGAAGAAATTAGGTAGGTTCACCTGGATGTTGCTAACTTGATTTATTTAGTTGGTTGGTACTTTAATCTCTCTCTTATGTGTTTTTGATAATCTATGGTTAAAGGTCTATTGACTTTTAAGTGCACGATCACTTTGCAGTTGTGAGCTCAATACATTCTCCCATTAGTACTATACGTTCATTGCCTACTACCCTGAACACTATGAACTTGTAGTTCATGCTAATATTAAATCATTGCAATCTTATTTCGTAactatatattaattataagaCATATTTGCATTAGATGTTGATCCTCGAATATTCACTTTTTCTAAGGATCTCCTCCTGCCGAACGCAGCATGGATACTCCTGCATGGGAAAAAGCACTCCGGTTCTTGAATATAATGAAGCGAAAGATTCCTGTTGCTGTGCACTCCATTGTGGTATGTATAATGTAACCTCAGTTTGGCTTTGAACTATTTGGTTCTTTCAATTGTTTTTATCATCCAATTCCAAACATCTGCTCATTTGATCTATATCTGTTTGCTCATCAGCGGGATGACGTTAAGATACCAAATAGTATCTTATATTTCTATTAAGCTTTTCAACTAATTCAAAAGAAAACTTACAGCCCAAACTCAGAAGCAATGGTCCAAACGATCATTCACACTCAAAACAAAACAAGACACTAACAAGAACAGAACCAATGCTGGAAATAAAAGAGACAATGCCGAAAACACAAGAACGAAATAATAAGATCAAAGGAACCTGGAACTCTGCCTTCCTACCCCGAGGAGGAATTCAGCCTATCTTCTTCTCCACCAAAATCTTCGTACCCCCCTCTGCTCTCCATCCCACCTTTTAATTCCCATTACTAACTAACTAGTGGTCCCCACCTGGATGGTCCCCAACTTCCTTGCTTTCCTCCCCACTTCCACGTGTAGCTTCCCcatttgtttcattgtttttcttattCCTTCTATTATAAGTGAATAAAATTGGGGGCCTAGCAGATGAGTGATGCATGAATTATTAAGTTTCTAATGTTATTGCAAATTTGCAATGATTTCATATCTTCCCCATTTCTCCGTTGAGGTTTTTTGATCTGTTGAGTACTTATTCATCCAATGTATGTTTCATGACTAAATAATTGTGTGGCCTTTAATTATTCAAACATGCAAAGTTGTGTACTAATCATGGAAACATCATTTTGTTCTCTTTTCCAATTATCATATCTAGCTGGTTGAATATCTAATCTTTCATCTCGCTCATGAAAATTTAGCACAGCCTTGTATTTATTTGAATTTAACGATACTTGCCTACACTTTTCTTACTGATTTTCTTTTATGGCTTATTTGTGAGTTTAGTGTAATCTCATATAATGCATAAGTAGGTATCCCGTCTCCTTAATATCTTTGAACTACTAACAATAAACCACATAAGGTAGGA
This region of Cucumis melo cultivar AY chromosome 7, USDA_Cmelo_AY_1.0, whole genome shotgun sequence genomic DNA includes:
- the LOC103493103 gene encoding uncharacterized protein LOC103493103, translated to MFKQWGCSSYGRALASHARGTGFDSPHLQYPILHFSRNYQIGTAKIKFPFYLPAPIRTQPLRLRLLLTASHSLSAKILHSSSPVRETKAFDKFYAISLHGFSFVSIQISIHKMILNFTSPFLTLTRLPPPKLLEPLPSSTNGATVFVPLLPCSHALFAFTSFSKSMRVRTSLSGSDIDGSAAFENPASELLDDELIIVVSSAKDADEALGMIGDKSGRSGGTVSVSDCRLIIAAALKRNNPELALSVFYAMRSTFYQVTAWEAVNENASIVERWKWSRPDVHVYTLLIQGLAASLRVSDALRMIEIICRVGVSPAEEVPFGKVVKCPSCMVAVAVAQPQHGIQIVSCAKCRYKYELISGNIVNIESEEISMDTPAWEKALRFLNIMKRKIPVAVHSIVVQTPSGVARTQKFATETADLPAREGERVTIAAAAPSNVFREVGPIKFSPKDPNLNSGEAMCLTNHSDGRESLLLRVPAKENSSLLNPSILFPLIVLSAAGDAASGVIDPSLPQLLLVAGFASLAAGATLNSLILPQFSRLPQRSVDIIAIKQQLLSQYNVLQSRIGDLKLAAEKEVWMLARMCQLENKIFAVGEPSYRARRSRIKKVREGLENSLKQRIELIESYARISSMIEIEVEMESDVIAAEAASSVERVSEQIEQIMALENLEERWKLQAEANDEAERLLNQSMPTEKV